CCCGGGTGGCTTTGCGCTGTGCATCATTAAAATAAGCAGGGACAGTAATGACAGCCTCATTCACGCAATCACCCAAATAAGTCTCGGCATCAGTTTTCAATTTCTGCAGGATCATTGCACTGATCTCTTGAGGTGCGTACGTTATCCCTTTAACAGTAACGATAACATCACCGCCATCAGCTTTTCCGACAGGATAGGCAACAATGGCAATTTCCTCGGCGACCTCATCCCACTGGCGACCCATAAAGCGTTTTATTGAAGTGATGGTGTCCTTTGGGTTATCGGCATGCTGTTGCTTGGCAGATAAGCCTACCAGCCGTTGCCCGTCTTGTGTGAAAGCAACCACGGACGGCGTCGTCCGCTCGCCCTCTGCGTTCGGAATAATGAGTGGCTTTCCGCAAACAAGCACAGCCATGCAACTATTCGTAGTTCCAAGATCAATGCCGATTGCCTTATTCATACAGCGGACTCAGATTTATTGATGCGAGCCAACACCGCGCCCTTGTTATCAACAATAAAAGATTTCTCGACGGCCTCCTTGTTAAAAGAGTATTCATTAAACTTTAATGGCTCCCCAAATTTTGGCAAACTATGACAATACGCGCTAACAATTTCGTAGGCTTCAACGATGTCTTTGGTACGTTGCGCAGCTTTTGTGTCATCAGGATTTCTATCTGGATGATTAGCCAAAAGCAACTGTCGATAAGCCGATTTTATACTCTCCCAGGAAGCCTGCTCGGGTAACTGCAATAGCTTTCGTGACTTGTCTACCATCAAAAAATTACCTTGATTCAACTCGATATTAACAAAACTATACACTGGCAAGGGTCCTATATAACGAAAAGTTAAATAATCTTCAAGCTCAGTCGCTATAGCGTCAACAGAATCGTCAAATAATGACTCCTGCTTTTTTTCAACCAGATAACTTCTGTTAAAAATCATTGCCTCTGTTTTGAGTGGTGCATCCAGATAGTCTTTTGATAGCGGTGATAACGTGCCATGGATATCCGCAACCAACTTACGCTTTTTCACCTCAGCTGCTTCAAAAAGCAGCTTGCCAGTCTGTACCGCGTCTGTACCCGCCAAGTCAGGATTGCTTTTGACGATATCCTGAAGTATCTTTGGCAGCTCCCACGAGGCTTGAATTACCAGCTCCATCGTCCCTTGCAATCTGTCAAGGCAGCTT
Above is a window of Methylobacter sp. S3L5C DNA encoding:
- a CDS encoding GvpL/GvpF family gas vesicle protein, translating into MELKRFIYATIDNRSEMPDLAQYQAGGINAAPLEVVCYRDIAAVVSAIDIDQLVPDLPLEGITEQQQESYKAYLLKYQQVNSFLFEKIGSGGMLPLKFGFTASSNEAVEKVLEQAYIQLRSCLDRLQGTMELVIQASWELPKILQDIVKSNPDLAGTDAVQTGKLLFEAAEVKKRKLVADIHGTLSPLSKDYLDAPLKTEAMIFNRSYLVEKKQESLFDDSVDAIATELEDYLTFRYIGPLPVYSFVNIELNQGNFLMVDKSRKLLQLPEQASWESIKSAYRQLLLANHPDRNPDDTKAAQRTKDIVEAYEIVSAYCHSLPKFGEPLKFNEYSFNKEAVEKSFIVDNKGAVLARINKSESAV